The Immundisolibacter cernigliae genome has a window encoding:
- a CDS encoding helix-turn-helix domain-containing protein has protein sequence MKEQMLEILTLEQVADYLKVTPRTVYSLVREGKLPAFKLGGVWRFCWSELQSWIDTALESRTPPLSK, from the coding sequence ATGAAAGAACAGATGCTGGAAATTCTTACCCTTGAACAGGTCGCCGACTACCTGAAAGTGACGCCGCGAACTGTCTACAGCCTTGTTAGAGAGGGCAAGTTGCCCGCCTTCAAGCTTGGCGGAGTCTGGCGCTTTTGCTGGAGTGAGCTTCAGTCTTGGATCGATACGGCACTCGAGAGTCGGACGCCCCCCTTATCCAAATGA
- a CDS encoding cation-transporting P-type ATPase codes for MTNPTSEDRSPAWHNLSVEHVGAHLETSLTGLDENEAQGRLAKQGPNRLPEAARRSAVVRFLLHFHNVLIYVLIGSAAITAFLGHWVDTGVILAVVIANAVIGFVQEGKAEQAMDAIRHMLAPRANVIRNGTRISIAGEQLVPGDVVILEAGDKVPADMRLFTAHGVSIQEAILTGESVPVEKNTHTAAEDAALGDRTCMAFSGTLVTSGQAKGVVVATGAHTEIGHISGLLSEVQTLTTPLVKQMGAFAQWLTVFILLIAVLLLVYGYFVGHHEFSELFMAVVGLSVAAIPEGLPAVLTITLAVGVQAMARRNAIVRRLPAIETLGSVSVICTDKTGTLTRNEMMVASVLTHRHRFSLEGDGYAPTGALRLDDIEVSPSEHQVLEELAHAAALCNDAAVHQKDGVWHVEGDPMEGALLAFAGKMDIDPRKTQAQWTRTDAIPFDAKHRFMATLHHDHDCHAFVFVKGAPERIVSMCQNQRGASNRTEPLDTAYWNQSAEKIAAQGQRVLAFAMRQVAAEHTVLEHGDVEGPLTLLGMVGMIDPPRSEAIAAVRECHGAGIRVKMITGDHAKTAAAIGKQIGLQNTDTVLTGADLDAMNDGALQQAALHCDIFARTSPEHKLRLVMALQAHGLTVAMTGDGVNDAPALKRADAGIAMGNKGSEAAKEAAELVLADDNFASIVAAVREGRTVYDNIRKVISWTLPTNAGEAMTIVAALLLGLTLPITPVQILWVNLITAITLGIALAFEPTEKGTMLRPPRARSEPLLSGALVWHIVLVAILFLCGVYGIYAYAIDRGYSIELARTLAVNTLVVMEIFHLFFIRNFYSTSLNWKAVRGTRVVWAVVVVITAAQFAITYLPPLQAVFATESVPFLDGLLVVAIGVALFAIIETEKQIRLHLRDINVRNSEILRAKD; via the coding sequence ATGACGAATCCGACATCCGAAGATCGTTCACCAGCATGGCACAACTTGTCCGTAGAGCATGTTGGTGCTCACCTGGAAACCAGCTTGACCGGCCTGGATGAGAACGAAGCACAAGGGCGTCTTGCAAAGCAAGGCCCCAATCGACTGCCTGAAGCTGCGCGCCGATCCGCTGTGGTGCGCTTCCTGCTCCATTTCCACAACGTGTTGATCTACGTTTTGATTGGCTCAGCAGCAATCACTGCATTTCTCGGGCATTGGGTTGATACGGGTGTCATCCTGGCGGTGGTGATTGCCAATGCGGTGATTGGATTCGTGCAGGAGGGCAAAGCTGAACAAGCCATGGACGCGATACGCCACATGCTGGCCCCTCGCGCCAACGTCATTCGCAATGGCACACGCATCAGCATTGCCGGAGAGCAGCTTGTGCCAGGCGATGTGGTGATACTGGAGGCAGGCGACAAGGTGCCTGCCGACATGCGCCTGTTCACTGCGCATGGTGTGTCCATTCAAGAGGCCATCCTGACGGGCGAATCCGTACCTGTCGAGAAAAACACCCACACCGCCGCAGAAGACGCTGCGCTGGGGGATCGCACCTGCATGGCGTTTTCCGGCACCTTGGTCACCAGCGGCCAGGCTAAGGGCGTGGTCGTCGCCACCGGCGCCCATACCGAGATCGGGCACATCAGCGGCTTGCTGTCCGAGGTGCAGACCCTCACCACCCCCTTGGTCAAACAGATGGGGGCGTTTGCCCAGTGGCTGACCGTATTCATCTTGCTGATTGCGGTGCTGTTGCTGGTCTATGGCTACTTCGTGGGTCATCATGAATTTTCCGAACTGTTCATGGCGGTGGTCGGCCTGTCGGTGGCGGCCATTCCCGAAGGCCTTCCCGCCGTGTTGACCATCACACTGGCCGTGGGTGTGCAGGCCATGGCGCGAAGAAATGCAATCGTTCGTCGTTTGCCCGCTATAGAAACCTTGGGCTCCGTATCGGTCATTTGCACCGACAAGACCGGCACTTTGACCCGCAACGAGATGATGGTGGCATCCGTGCTGACCCACCGGCATCGCTTCTCTCTGGAGGGAGATGGCTATGCCCCTACTGGTGCATTGCGACTTGACGATATAGAGGTGTCTCCATCAGAGCACCAGGTGCTTGAAGAACTGGCCCATGCTGCCGCGCTTTGCAATGACGCAGCCGTGCACCAGAAAGACGGTGTCTGGCATGTAGAGGGTGATCCCATGGAGGGCGCCCTGTTGGCCTTTGCCGGCAAGATGGATATTGATCCACGCAAGACGCAAGCACAGTGGACTCGTACGGATGCCATTCCATTTGATGCAAAACACCGGTTCATGGCCACGCTGCATCACGATCATGATTGCCACGCCTTCGTGTTCGTCAAAGGTGCGCCGGAGCGAATAGTGAGCATGTGCCAAAACCAGCGCGGTGCAAGTAACCGCACCGAGCCGCTGGACACAGCCTATTGGAACCAAAGCGCGGAAAAAATCGCCGCGCAAGGCCAGCGCGTGCTGGCCTTTGCCATGCGACAGGTAGCCGCCGAACATACTGTTCTGGAGCATGGCGATGTGGAAGGCCCGCTGACCTTGTTGGGCATGGTGGGCATGATCGACCCGCCCCGCTCCGAGGCGATTGCTGCGGTGCGCGAATGCCACGGCGCAGGCATCCGAGTGAAGATGATCACCGGAGACCATGCCAAAACTGCTGCCGCAATCGGTAAGCAGATCGGCTTGCAAAATACCGACACCGTGCTTACCGGGGCGGATCTGGACGCGATGAATGATGGCGCCCTGCAACAAGCCGCGTTGCACTGCGACATCTTTGCCCGCACCAGCCCCGAGCACAAGTTGCGGTTGGTGATGGCGCTGCAGGCGCATGGCCTGACGGTAGCCATGACAGGCGATGGGGTCAACGACGCGCCGGCACTCAAACGCGCCGACGCCGGGATCGCCATGGGGAACAAAGGGTCAGAGGCTGCCAAGGAGGCCGCTGAGCTGGTACTGGCTGATGACAACTTTGCCTCTATCGTCGCCGCTGTACGAGAAGGTCGAACGGTCTATGACAACATCCGCAAAGTGATCAGTTGGACTTTGCCCACGAACGCTGGCGAGGCAATGACCATTGTGGCTGCTCTGTTGTTGGGATTGACCTTGCCCATCACTCCGGTGCAGATCCTGTGGGTCAATCTGATCACCGCAATCACGCTGGGCATTGCCCTGGCTTTTGAGCCCACAGAGAAGGGCACCATGTTGCGGCCACCGCGCGCGCGCAGCGAGCCGCTATTGAGTGGCGCCCTGGTGTGGCACATCGTGCTGGTAGCGATTCTGTTTCTGTGTGGGGTCTACGGTATTTACGCCTACGCCATCGATCGCGGTTATTCCATCGAATTGGCCCGTACGCTGGCCGTGAATACGCTGGTGGTCATGGAGATATTCCACCTGTTCTTTATCCGCAATTTCTATAGCACGTCTTTGAATTGGAAAGCGGTACGAGGCACAAGGGTGGTTTGGGCCGTGGTTGTCGTCATTACGGCAGCGCAGTTCGCTATCACCTATCTTCCCCCTCTACAGGCAGTGTTCGCGACCGAGTCGGTGCCATTTCTGGACGGGCTATTGGTTGTTGCCATTGGTGTGGCGCTGTTTGCCATCATCGAAACAGAAAAACAGATTCGGCTTCACCTTCGCGACATCAACGTACGCAACTCGGAGATATTGCGAGCCAAGGATTAG
- the ybaL gene encoding YbaL family putative K(+) efflux transporter: MPHDVNLIATIAAGFGLAMVFGFLAARFRMPPLVGYLLAGIMISPATPGFVADVGLAGQLAEIGVMLLMFGVGLHFSLDDLMAVRRIAIPGAIVQIAAAVALGMATASFWGWSIGASLVFGLCLSVASTVVLLRALEAKGLLKSINGQIAVGWLIVEDLVMVLVLVLLPALAGVLTSAGTSSQAITPTNEIWQAVGITLAKISAFIVLMLVVGRRVLPKVLWLVARTGSKELFTLTVVAIAVGVAFGAAKLFDVSFALGAFFAGMMMRESEFSHRAADESLPLRDAFAVLFFVSVGMLFDPNVILTQPVKLLAVVAIIMIGKTLAAVVLVLLFRYPLNTALTVGASLAQIGEFSFILAGLGVALGLLPVEGQSLVLAGALISIAANSAIFAAIEPMQQWIRSRSALARRLEQRADPLAELPMTTDQSLLTGQVLLVGYGRVGKRIGNSLRERQVPFVVAEQNREVVDALRQDGIPAVSGEAATPEVLIQAHVARAAMLVIAIPDTINVRKMVEIAKTLNPSISVVLRTHNEEEAELLRKESLGTVFLGEHELAHGMTSHILLHLQSHGKAVPEPVAVTAYAKSGGNA, from the coding sequence ATGCCGCATGACGTCAATTTAATTGCCACTATCGCCGCCGGCTTCGGTCTAGCCATGGTGTTTGGATTCTTAGCTGCACGGTTTCGGATGCCGCCACTGGTTGGTTATCTTCTTGCCGGCATCATGATCAGCCCCGCCACGCCAGGCTTTGTCGCGGATGTGGGTCTCGCCGGGCAGCTCGCAGAGATTGGCGTGATGCTGCTCATGTTCGGTGTCGGTCTCCATTTCTCTCTTGATGACCTGATGGCCGTGCGACGTATTGCCATCCCGGGCGCTATTGTCCAAATTGCGGCTGCGGTAGCCCTTGGCATGGCGACAGCTTCTTTTTGGGGTTGGAGCATTGGCGCATCCTTGGTGTTCGGACTTTGTCTCTCTGTCGCCAGTACTGTCGTACTGCTGCGCGCACTAGAGGCCAAGGGACTGCTCAAATCGATCAATGGTCAGATAGCCGTAGGCTGGCTCATCGTTGAAGACCTTGTGATGGTGCTGGTCTTGGTGCTGTTGCCAGCCCTCGCAGGTGTGTTGACTTCTGCAGGCACATCTTCACAAGCCATTACACCTACAAACGAAATTTGGCAGGCAGTAGGCATCACGTTGGCGAAAATTTCGGCTTTCATTGTGCTGATGCTGGTCGTGGGACGAAGAGTTCTTCCTAAAGTATTGTGGTTGGTCGCACGTACCGGTTCCAAGGAACTCTTCACTTTGACTGTGGTGGCAATTGCCGTGGGAGTGGCTTTTGGTGCCGCAAAACTGTTTGACGTTTCTTTCGCGCTTGGTGCCTTCTTCGCCGGAATGATGATGCGTGAGTCCGAGTTCAGCCATCGAGCTGCGGACGAGTCCCTTCCGCTGCGCGACGCGTTTGCGGTGCTGTTCTTCGTATCCGTGGGGATGCTGTTCGATCCGAATGTAATCTTGACTCAACCTGTGAAGTTGCTCGCGGTAGTGGCGATCATCATGATAGGCAAAACGCTTGCAGCGGTTGTACTAGTTCTTCTTTTTCGCTATCCGCTGAACACTGCCTTAACAGTCGGCGCCAGCCTTGCACAAATCGGTGAGTTTTCTTTCATCCTGGCCGGTCTTGGCGTCGCACTAGGTCTACTACCGGTCGAAGGACAAAGCCTGGTGCTTGCCGGTGCGCTGATCTCTATAGCCGCCAACTCAGCCATTTTCGCGGCCATAGAGCCGATGCAACAATGGATTCGGTCGCGATCCGCACTGGCACGCCGACTCGAGCAGAGAGCGGACCCGTTGGCTGAGCTGCCCATGACTACCGATCAATCATTACTGACGGGGCAGGTGCTTTTGGTGGGTTATGGGCGCGTCGGCAAACGGATTGGCAACTCGTTACGAGAACGACAAGTTCCCTTCGTAGTGGCAGAGCAGAACCGTGAAGTTGTCGACGCACTAAGGCAGGATGGGATTCCGGCAGTCAGTGGTGAAGCCGCAACCCCTGAAGTATTGATTCAGGCGCACGTTGCACGGGCTGCGATGCTAGTCATTGCGATCCCGGATACGATCAATGTTCGCAAAATGGTCGAGATTGCTAAAACGCTCAATCCGTCAATCTCCGTCGTCTTGCGTACACATAATGAGGAAGAAGCAGAACTTCTCAGAAAGGAAAGCCTGGGCACAGTGTTTCTGGGCGAGCACGAACTGGCGCATGGCATGACGTCGCACATCCTGCTCCATCTTCAATCTCATGGCAAAGCCGTTCCGGAGCCTGTCGCCGTTACCGCTTACGCGAAGAGCGGAGGCAATGCTTGA
- a CDS encoding monovalent cation:proton antiporter family protein, translated as MEHFSQVLLLLGVAVSVVVAFNRFHIPSSLGYLLVGLILGPHTLGPVIDIPQIKSLAEFGIVFLLFTIGLNFSLPQIHALRHQVLGLGTGQVLFTTVIVGLVAWWAGLTPVAAFVVGAVFAQSSTTIIGKQLAEQGEENSRHGKLGLAMSVFQDVTAVPFVVVIPVLGMAVGAELVLGALGWALTKALLAFGLVFFVGRWLLRPVFHFIAERRSAEIFTLTVLLVALLSAWTTESLGLSLAFGAFLAGMVLGETEFRHQVESTVRPFRDVLLGLFFIGIGMLFDPASLPSIWHWALIGAIVLLVSKTLLVSAMVRKTGTDRLTAWRTGLLLAVGGEFGFALLAIALAANVIDVFLGQIALTSVLFSMIAGPFIIRYNHAIASRLTRDMPQVGDSGTSPTLQPGTSAQLEGHVIIFGYGRIGQSVAHLLDAESIPYIALDLDSARVRQAHAAGEPVFYGDATDRSMLDLLGLDRARLVIISHDDVAASLKILEYLRVARPELPVMVRTRDESRVAELQKAGATEVVPETLEAGLMIASQSLLLLDVSPSQVMQRIQEQRSGKYRLIREFFRGDTLTETGTNGGEDHLRSFEISPDCKSIGKQLAELYLGGATVTAIVRCGERRVMPPSDTRIAANDVLVIYGSLEELQLAERTILYK; from the coding sequence ATGGAACATTTTTCCCAAGTGCTGCTCTTGCTGGGCGTCGCCGTGTCGGTTGTTGTTGCATTCAACCGATTCCACATCCCAAGCAGCCTTGGTTACTTGCTTGTTGGATTGATACTCGGGCCACACACACTCGGGCCTGTGATCGACATCCCGCAGATAAAATCCCTTGCCGAGTTCGGCATTGTGTTTCTTCTGTTTACGATTGGATTGAATTTCTCGTTGCCGCAAATTCATGCCCTGCGGCATCAAGTCCTAGGCCTTGGCACGGGCCAAGTCCTCTTCACCACCGTCATCGTTGGTCTGGTCGCTTGGTGGGCGGGGCTCACTCCTGTTGCGGCATTCGTTGTTGGCGCAGTTTTCGCGCAGTCTTCGACAACGATCATTGGCAAGCAACTTGCGGAGCAAGGCGAGGAAAACAGCCGCCATGGAAAACTCGGGCTTGCGATGTCGGTATTTCAGGATGTCACGGCCGTACCTTTTGTGGTGGTTATCCCAGTTCTCGGTATGGCCGTGGGCGCAGAACTGGTGCTAGGCGCGTTGGGATGGGCACTCACCAAAGCACTTCTGGCATTCGGTTTGGTTTTCTTTGTAGGTCGCTGGCTCCTTCGTCCCGTCTTCCATTTCATCGCGGAGCGTCGCTCTGCGGAAATCTTTACGTTGACAGTCCTGCTCGTTGCGTTGCTATCTGCGTGGACGACCGAAAGTTTGGGCTTGTCCCTTGCATTCGGCGCATTCTTGGCGGGAATGGTGCTTGGTGAAACAGAGTTTCGGCATCAGGTGGAGTCAACAGTTCGGCCGTTCAGAGATGTCTTGCTAGGCCTTTTCTTTATTGGGATAGGTATGTTGTTCGACCCGGCGAGCCTTCCTAGTATCTGGCACTGGGCGCTCATCGGAGCCATAGTCTTACTAGTAAGCAAGACACTCCTAGTCTCGGCTATGGTGAGGAAAACAGGGACCGACCGGCTAACGGCATGGCGCACCGGATTATTGCTCGCAGTCGGCGGTGAATTTGGATTTGCACTGTTAGCTATCGCGCTTGCCGCAAATGTGATCGATGTATTCCTGGGCCAGATTGCACTTACGTCTGTACTTTTTTCGATGATCGCTGGTCCATTTATCATTCGCTACAACCATGCCATTGCTAGCCGACTCACGCGAGACATGCCTCAAGTAGGCGATTCGGGCACAAGTCCGACATTACAGCCTGGTACAAGTGCGCAATTGGAGGGGCATGTAATAATTTTTGGCTACGGCCGTATCGGCCAGAGCGTTGCACACCTGCTTGATGCGGAGAGCATTCCTTACATTGCGCTTGATCTCGACTCAGCGCGCGTACGCCAGGCTCACGCTGCGGGAGAACCTGTTTTCTACGGTGATGCGACTGATCGCAGTATGTTGGATTTGCTAGGCCTTGACCGAGCACGGCTCGTCATCATCAGCCACGATGATGTCGCCGCATCCCTGAAGATTCTCGAGTATCTACGTGTGGCCCGACCTGAACTGCCTGTAATGGTTCGCACGCGCGACGAGAGTCGTGTAGCCGAATTGCAGAAAGCGGGCGCCACTGAAGTTGTGCCTGAAACGCTCGAGGCCGGCTTGATGATCGCATCGCAATCGTTGCTGTTACTTGATGTCTCGCCATCACAAGTGATGCAACGCATTCAGGAGCAACGATCCGGGAAGTATCGATTGATTCGTGAGTTCTTCCGGGGCGACACGCTGACTGAGACAGGTACCAATGGCGGCGAAGACCACCTACGTTCATTTGAGATCTCGCCAGACTGTAAATCCATTGGTAAACAGCTGGCCGAGCTTTACCTGGGTGGCGCCACAGTCACTGCGATTGTTCGATGTGGTGAGCGCCGCGTAATGCCACCATCAGATACACGCATTGCGGCAAACGACGTTCTGGTGATCTATGGCTCGCTGGAGGAGTTACAGCTTGCCGAGAGAACTATTCTCTACAAATGA
- a CDS encoding universal stress protein, with protein MAELKNILAATDLSSNSSQAIDRGFLLAKASGAHFTIMHAVGIDALAPLRELLGDNADAVSEKILEEATGRLSEFVSDSPVKDDVPAELHIERGLAGSVIPVFVESEGTDLILLGAHGSGFLQRMLLGSTASRLLRKSKCPVLVVKQEAHKAYKRVLIAVDFSPGSEATIRIAREIAPSADIVLLHIFDVPFEGKMQYAGVSEDLIHQYRIEARARATQQLHELAESTGLATGDYSGLVIHGDATRSIIELEEKYRCDLVVMGKHGTHVTEELLLGSVTKRVLAESRSDVLVVVDKRQPDILRITP; from the coding sequence ATGGCCGAACTCAAAAACATCCTGGCTGCCACTGATTTGTCGAGCAATTCGTCTCAGGCAATCGACAGAGGTTTTTTGCTCGCCAAGGCGAGCGGCGCTCACTTCACCATCATGCATGCGGTTGGCATAGATGCCCTGGCGCCGTTACGTGAGTTGTTGGGCGACAATGCTGATGCCGTGTCTGAAAAGATTCTGGAGGAGGCGACCGGACGGCTGTCAGAATTTGTGTCCGATTCACCAGTGAAAGACGATGTTCCTGCAGAACTGCATATCGAGCGAGGTTTGGCAGGCTCAGTGATTCCTGTTTTTGTGGAGAGCGAGGGAACCGACCTTATCCTGTTGGGCGCACACGGGAGTGGTTTCCTGCAACGTATGCTGCTGGGATCAACTGCATCGCGGCTTCTGCGCAAGAGCAAATGTCCAGTATTGGTGGTTAAGCAGGAAGCTCACAAGGCATACAAGCGTGTTCTGATTGCTGTGGATTTCTCGCCGGGGTCAGAAGCCACCATTCGAATCGCACGCGAAATTGCGCCGAGTGCGGATATTGTCTTGCTACATATTTTTGACGTTCCCTTTGAGGGGAAAATGCAGTATGCAGGCGTGAGTGAGGATTTAATCCATCAGTATCGGATTGAAGCCCGTGCCCGAGCGACACAACAGTTGCACGAGTTGGCCGAGTCGACCGGTTTGGCGACCGGAGACTATTCAGGGCTGGTCATTCATGGCGATGCCACCCGCAGTATCATTGAACTTGAAGAAAAGTATAGGTGCGACCTCGTCGTCATGGGCAAACATGGAACCCATGTCACTGAGGAACTTCTGCTCGGCAGTGTGACAAAGCGAGTGCTTGCAGAGTCTCGGAGCGACGTGCTCGTCGTAGTCGACAAGCGCCAGCCGGACATTCTGCGTATCACCCCTTGA
- a CDS encoding LacI family transcriptional regulator has translation MSDIRIQKTGEPDILQTSDGRLTLSVPIQIKRRSGRKLVTLPNGETAPVRPWDVAPTSIQLALARGHRWLAMLESGDAKSLKEIATREGIDNSYVSRMVNLTTLAPDIVAAILDDALPNHVTLFDLAVDPPALWDEQRVRLAQT, from the coding sequence ATGAGCGACATCCGCATCCAGAAGACCGGCGAGCCCGACATCCTGCAGACCAGCGACGGCAGGCTGACCTTGTCGGTGCCGATCCAGATCAAGCGCCGCAGTGGCCGCAAGCTGGTCACCCTGCCGAACGGTGAGACTGCGCCGGTCAGACCGTGGGATGTGGCGCCGACCTCCATCCAACTGGCGCTGGCCAGGGGCCACCGCTGGCTGGCGATGCTGGAGTCAGGAGATGCGAAGTCCTTGAAGGAGATCGCTACGCGGGAAGGAATCGACAACAGCTACGTCAGCCGGATGGTCAACCTCACCACGCTGGCACCCGACATCGTAGCGGCCATCCTGGACGACGCATTGCCGAACCACGTCACGCTGTTTGATCTGGCGGTTGATCCGCCAGCGCTGTGGGATGAGCAGCGGGTGCGGCTAGCCCAAACGTAA
- a CDS encoding IS3 family transposase (programmed frameshift), with the protein MRKSAKFSPEVQERAVRMVLEHQGEHGSQWAAISSISAKFGCTAETLRRWVRQAERDRGLRPGTTTAEAERLKQLERENRELRQANEILRKASAYFCPGGARPPVQAMTAFIDEHRDVYGVEPICKVLPIAPSTYYTQAARRADPQLRPNRAWRDDVLCQEVRRVWDENQQVYGVRKVWKQLRREGYQVARCTVERLMRRLGLRGVIRGRTVKTTVSDKATPCPLDKVNRQFRAERPNALWVSDFTYVSTWQGFVYVAFVIDVYARRIVGWKVSSSARTDFVLDALEQALHARRPTQGGLIHHSDRGVQYVSIRYTERLAEAGIEPSVGSVGDSYDNALAETINGLYKAEVIHRRSWRTPQDVELATLDWVDWFNHKRLLGPIGDIPPAEAEANYYQQTCELATAA; encoded by the exons ATGAGAAAGTCAGCGAAGTTTTCCCCTGAGGTACAGGAGCGAGCAGTCCGGATGGTGCTGGAGCACCAGGGCGAGCACGGTTCGCAGTGGGCGGCGATCAGTTCGATCAGTGCCAAGTTCGGCTGTACGGCCGAGACGCTGCGGCGCTGGGTGCGACAGGCGGAGCGTGACCGGGGCCTGCGGCCTGGCACCACGACCGCCGAGGCCGAGCGCCTGAAGCAGCTGGAGCGCGAGAACCGCGAGTTGCGACAGGCCAACGAGATCCTGCGCAAGGCCAGCGCGTATT TTTGCCCAGGCGGAGCTCGACCGCCGGTTCAAGCCATGACGGCGTTCATCGACGAACACCGCGACGTCTACGGGGTCGAGCCGATCTGCAAGGTGCTGCCGATCGCTCCGTCGACGTACTACACGCAGGCGGCGCGGCGCGCCGATCCGCAGCTGCGGCCGAATCGCGCCTGGCGAGACGATGTCTTGTGCCAGGAGGTCCGCCGGGTCTGGGATGAGAACCAGCAGGTTTACGGCGTGCGCAAGGTCTGGAAACAGCTGCGTCGGGAGGGTTATCAGGTGGCGCGCTGCACGGTGGAGCGGCTGATGCGGCGGCTTGGACTGCGGGGCGTGATCCGCGGCAGGACAGTCAAGACCACGGTCAGCGACAAGGCCACGCCGTGCCCGCTGGACAAGGTCAACCGGCAGTTCCGCGCCGAGCGCCCGAACGCGCTGTGGGTCAGCGACTTCACCTACGTCTCGACCTGGCAGGGCTTCGTCTACGTGGCGTTCGTGATCGACGTGTACGCCCGCCGGATTGTGGGCTGGAAGGTGTCCAGTTCGGCGCGCACCGACTTCGTCCTGGATGCGCTGGAGCAAGCCCTGCACGCGCGCCGACCGACGCAAGGCGGGCTGATCCACCACAGCGACCGCGGCGTGCAGTACGTGTCGATCCGCTACACCGAGCGGCTGGCCGAGGCCGGCATTGAACCCTCGGTCGGTAGCGTCGGCGACTCCTACGACAACGCCTTGGCCGAGACGATCAACGGGCTGTACAAGGCCGAAGTCATCCATCGGCGGTCCTGGCGGACCCCGCAGGACGTCGAACTGGCCACGCTCGATTGGGTGGACTGGTTCAACCACAAGCGCTTGCTGGGGCCGATCGGCGACATCCCCCCGGCCGAAGCCGAAGCGAACTACTATCAGCAGACCTGCGAGCTCGCCACGGCGGCGTGA